In one window of Fictibacillus phosphorivorans DNA:
- a CDS encoding glycosyltransferase: protein MVLLFITAATLFLAATLFNSLFLPSLKKPSFRASHSERVAVFVPMRNEENNVAGLVSTLKGLTHRPISFTILDDHSDDETYNLLLKHIDNDSRFSVLQGKELPSGWAGKVHACHQLSQSATGDYLLFIDADVRLHPHTIETSLALLKKRKASLLSGFPKFPVTLFFEKLIVPLQHFVILFHLPLLFANFTKWPPATAAHGAFMLFKSKDYHAIGGHASIKNSLVDDVDLAKTMKRAGYKVVLANVTKYVSCYMYSTNKEVWNGFTKNLFPGLGRSIFLVVFLSLFYTGFYIAPLFFFIYGLFTEQLLWLLPYFITVIQKAYVDLLTGQKAYLAFTIPLSALGLVVLANTSMWKALKKQGYEWKGRSYQ, encoded by the coding sequence ATGGTACTCCTATTTATTACAGCTGCCACACTCTTTTTAGCAGCAACCCTATTTAATAGTCTCTTTTTACCCTCTCTAAAAAAGCCCTCATTCAGGGCTTCTCATTCAGAGAGGGTTGCTGTTTTTGTACCGATGCGTAATGAAGAGAATAACGTTGCGGGTCTTGTTAGCACTTTAAAAGGACTGACGCACCGCCCTATATCTTTTACCATATTGGACGATCATTCAGATGATGAAACCTATAACTTGCTATTAAAACACATCGATAACGATAGCCGTTTCAGCGTTTTACAAGGAAAGGAGCTTCCTTCTGGCTGGGCAGGAAAAGTCCATGCCTGTCACCAGCTTAGTCAAAGTGCAACAGGTGATTATCTTTTGTTTATTGATGCGGATGTTCGACTTCATCCCCATACGATTGAGACTTCACTCGCATTATTGAAGAAGCGAAAAGCTAGTCTATTATCTGGGTTTCCGAAGTTTCCTGTAACCTTATTTTTTGAAAAACTGATTGTACCGTTACAACATTTTGTTATTTTATTTCATCTTCCGCTTCTTTTTGCAAACTTTACAAAATGGCCTCCAGCAACAGCTGCACACGGTGCATTCATGTTGTTTAAGAGTAAGGATTACCATGCTATAGGTGGTCATGCTAGCATTAAGAATTCTTTAGTTGATGATGTAGACTTAGCCAAAACCATGAAAAGAGCGGGTTATAAAGTTGTTCTCGCTAATGTAACGAAATATGTTTCTTGTTATATGTATTCGACCAACAAAGAAGTATGGAATGGATTTACGAAGAACCTGTTTCCTGGACTCGGGCGTTCCATCTTTCTCGTTGTTTTCTTATCTCTTTTTTATACCGGATTTTACATAGCTCCTTTGTTTTTTTTCATATACGGCTTATTCACTGAACAACTGTTATGGTTGCTTCCTTACTTCATTACAGTTATTCAAAAGGCATACGTCGACCTGTTAACGGGACAAAAAGCTTATCTAGCCTTCACTATTCCGTTATCTGCATTAGGGTTAGTCGTGCTTGCAAATACATCTATGTGGAAAGCTCTGAAAAAGCAAGGCTACGAATGGAAAGGACGTTCTTATCAATGA
- a CDS encoding carotenoid biosynthesis protein, translating into MQTAQQHGTIDKVLFRFFIFWYSVGLILLVFDILPPALEWANSVFLIACGVLGGFYFYRTYGNFGAIFTLFVLFGSIIAESIGVKTGLIFGQYNYSDQLGLQWLGVPVAIGFAWVMIIAVSHAIAGGIVKPFKGQTAIKIPLYVVTGGLIAVVMDGIIDPVAYLVKGYWFWDGSGIYYGIPLQNFVGWFLLASFFHITLVTGLNITKKTATTQHPYWHSRTIAVFLMVTSMFVVLGITSELYLASVGVTFASIILLSLYRINNKPLSLNRNIAFSPRER; encoded by the coding sequence TTGCAAACAGCACAGCAGCATGGCACCATCGATAAAGTCCTTTTTCGGTTCTTTATCTTTTGGTATAGCGTAGGATTAATACTTCTTGTTTTTGATATTCTCCCTCCTGCTCTTGAGTGGGCAAACAGTGTGTTTTTAATCGCATGCGGTGTTCTTGGAGGATTTTACTTTTATCGAACGTACGGTAACTTTGGTGCTATTTTTACTCTTTTCGTTCTGTTTGGAAGTATCATAGCAGAGAGTATCGGCGTCAAGACCGGTTTGATTTTTGGTCAGTATAATTATAGCGATCAGCTCGGTTTACAATGGTTAGGCGTACCAGTTGCCATCGGATTCGCGTGGGTGATGATTATTGCTGTCTCTCACGCGATCGCTGGTGGAATCGTTAAACCATTTAAAGGTCAAACAGCTATAAAAATACCACTCTATGTTGTTACAGGTGGTCTTATTGCTGTAGTCATGGATGGAATAATCGATCCTGTCGCATACCTTGTTAAAGGTTACTGGTTCTGGGATGGGTCTGGGATCTATTATGGAATACCGTTGCAAAACTTTGTTGGCTGGTTTCTTTTAGCTAGCTTCTTTCATATCACTTTAGTTACAGGATTGAATATTACTAAGAAAACTGCAACCACTCAGCATCCTTATTGGCATTCTCGTACGATCGCAGTGTTTTTGATGGTCACGAGCATGTTCGTGGTATTAGGAATAACTTCCGAGCTGTATCTAGCTTCAGTCGGTGTAACTTTTGCTAGCATCATCTTGTTGAGTTTATATCGAATAAACAATAAACCACTTTCTCTAAATCGCAATATAGCTTTCAGCCCAAGGGAAAGGTGA
- a CDS encoding phytoene desaturase family protein — MKKKVLVVGGGLGGLSAALRLAADGHEVTVLEKNERIGGKLNQRSGKGYTFDTGPSILTMPWVLEQLFESAGKNIHDYINIQRIEPQWRTFFEDGTVIDVTSDLPEMLKEINKVNPQDAASFFKYLDYCSQMYELSMKSFYKKSLSGLNDLRTLHSFKELLAMDPVKSMDQATKKFIKDKHLQQLFNFFIMYIGSSPYQAPAVLSQLIHVQLGLGIYYVEGGMYKIAESILSVLKEYNVDVRTNQKVVGILTEGTTAKGVKLENGEELYADIVVSNLEAIPAYKTLLSNHPQAKKAADDLSKYEPTVSGLVLLLGVDKKYDEFAHHNFFFSQSGEREFDQIFNTGILADDPTVYVGISSKTDPTQAPEGKDNWFVLTHVPPLKEGETWESNLESYRELVLNKLERMGAKDLRQHVEWEYTFTPDTLKELYGPNGGSIYGIRTDRKMNGGFKIPSRSNQFNNLYFVGGSTHPGGGVPMVTLSGQLTADLIGEDLKNVSKEIG, encoded by the coding sequence ATGAAGAAAAAAGTTTTAGTTGTAGGCGGCGGACTTGGAGGCCTATCAGCAGCTCTTCGATTGGCAGCTGATGGACATGAAGTAACTGTACTCGAAAAGAATGAACGTATCGGTGGTAAACTCAATCAGCGTTCTGGAAAAGGCTATACCTTTGATACCGGCCCTTCCATCTTAACGATGCCATGGGTGCTTGAACAGCTGTTCGAATCTGCTGGAAAGAACATTCACGATTACATAAACATCCAGCGTATCGAGCCACAGTGGAGAACCTTTTTTGAAGATGGCACTGTGATCGATGTGACGAGCGACCTTCCAGAAATGCTGAAGGAAATCAATAAAGTGAATCCGCAAGATGCTGCTTCATTCTTTAAGTATCTAGATTATTGCAGCCAAATGTACGAACTTAGCATGAAGAGTTTCTATAAGAAAAGTTTATCTGGATTGAATGATCTGCGTACTCTTCACAGCTTCAAAGAACTGCTTGCCATGGATCCTGTGAAATCAATGGACCAAGCAACGAAAAAGTTCATTAAAGACAAACACCTTCAACAACTATTTAATTTCTTCATCATGTATATCGGTTCCTCCCCATATCAGGCACCTGCCGTTCTTTCTCAACTGATTCACGTGCAGCTTGGCCTTGGTATCTATTATGTGGAAGGCGGAATGTACAAGATTGCTGAATCGATCTTAAGTGTTTTAAAAGAATATAACGTTGATGTTCGAACGAATCAAAAAGTAGTAGGAATCTTAACAGAGGGTACTACAGCTAAAGGGGTTAAACTTGAGAACGGCGAAGAGCTGTATGCAGATATCGTTGTTTCAAACTTAGAAGCCATTCCAGCTTATAAGACGCTTCTTTCGAACCATCCTCAAGCTAAAAAAGCCGCTGACGATCTCAGTAAATATGAGCCTACTGTTTCTGGCCTTGTCTTATTGCTTGGCGTTGATAAAAAGTATGATGAGTTCGCACATCACAACTTCTTCTTCTCTCAGAGTGGGGAAAGAGAATTTGATCAAATCTTTAACACGGGAATTCTTGCAGATGACCCTACAGTCTATGTAGGAATCTCATCAAAAACCGATCCGACGCAGGCACCTGAAGGAAAAGATAACTGGTTCGTCCTCACCCACGTGCCTCCTCTTAAAGAAGGTGAAACGTGGGAAAGCAACCTTGAGAGCTATCGTGAACTCGTCTTAAACAAGCTTGAGCGAATGGGAGCCAAAGACCTTCGCCAGCATGTTGAATGGGAATACACGTTCACACCTGACACATTAAAAGAACTATATGGACCGAACGGTGGCTCCATCTACGGTATTCGAACAGACCGTAAGATGAACGGCGGATTTAAAATTCCGAGTAGAAGCAACCAATTTAACAATCTATATTTTGTAGGCGGCTCTACACACCCTGGCGGCGGAGTCCCAATGGTAACTCTATCAGGACAGCTGACGGCTGATTTAATAGGTGAAGATTTAAAAAATGTTTCAAAGGAGATCGGGTAA
- a CDS encoding glycosyltransferase: MFSTLLYLSIMWLCGWFMLWNIRTLNAKGPHEPHSVSVIIPARNEEANLKNLLPTLSNQSIKLHEVIVVNDDSEDRTEEVAREFGVTVVKPERLPAGWLGKPWACWNGAKHATGSLLLFLDADLEIERDGIERLCAEWERSGGLISVQPFHQMKSTGEKLSSLFNIIVMAAMQCFTLFRNKPAGAFGPCLMIDRKTYTEIGGHEGIRHQVLEHMEMGRVALNQDVNVTCFSGYKAVYFRMYAEGLSALFSGWCKSFALGSAKTPLMPLVLTVAWITGGISLAIQLPFLMVQDISEIVIWGTFYLLYAVQIKTLMRRIGTDTFLSALSHPVHFLFFSVVYIWSFILSVIKKEVKWKGREISVSEKGDV; the protein is encoded by the coding sequence ATGTTTTCTACCCTGTTGTATCTATCGATCATGTGGCTTTGTGGATGGTTCATGCTATGGAATATTCGCACGCTAAATGCTAAGGGTCCCCATGAACCACATTCTGTTTCAGTTATTATTCCCGCAAGGAATGAGGAAGCAAACTTAAAAAATTTATTGCCGACGCTGAGTAACCAAAGTATAAAACTTCATGAAGTGATTGTTGTTAACGATGATTCTGAAGATCGAACAGAAGAAGTCGCTAGGGAGTTCGGTGTTACCGTTGTTAAGCCAGAACGTCTCCCAGCCGGTTGGTTAGGCAAACCATGGGCATGTTGGAATGGAGCAAAACATGCTACAGGTTCTTTATTGTTATTTTTAGATGCTGATCTAGAAATAGAGAGAGACGGAATTGAACGCTTATGCGCTGAATGGGAAAGAAGCGGGGGATTGATCAGTGTCCAACCGTTTCATCAGATGAAGAGTACCGGAGAAAAATTATCTTCGCTATTTAACATAATCGTTATGGCGGCCATGCAATGCTTTACGTTATTTCGAAACAAACCAGCTGGAGCGTTTGGTCCTTGTCTAATGATCGATAGAAAAACCTATACAGAAATCGGTGGTCATGAAGGGATTAGGCATCAAGTTCTTGAGCATATGGAAATGGGAAGAGTAGCTCTTAATCAAGATGTGAACGTTACTTGTTTCTCAGGATATAAGGCAGTTTATTTCAGAATGTATGCAGAAGGTCTTTCAGCACTATTTTCCGGGTGGTGTAAAAGTTTCGCGCTCGGTTCAGCGAAAACGCCACTCATGCCATTGGTGTTGACTGTGGCATGGATTACTGGAGGGATAAGTCTTGCTATCCAACTTCCTTTCTTAATGGTTCAAGATATAAGTGAAATAGTGATATGGGGAACCTTCTATCTGCTATATGCCGTTCAGATTAAGACCTTGATGAGGAGAATTGGAACGGATACGTTTCTTTCCGCTTTATCACACCCAGTTCATTTCTTGTTCTTTTCTGTGGTGTACATCTGGTCTTTTATTTTGAGTGTGATCAAAAAAGAAGTAAAGTGGAAAGGTAGAGAAATTTCGGTTTCTGAAAAAGGGGATGTGTAA
- the fni gene encoding type 2 isopentenyl-diphosphate Delta-isomerase encodes MDISKDLTEKRKTEHIRISLNEDVEGKNITTGLENYRFMPNALPELSFDEISLSTTFLNKEMRTPFLISSMTGGTETAYQINQQLAMAAQEKGWAIGLGSMRAAVENEDLAYTFQIRKYAPDIPIIANIGAVQLNYDFGIDQCRQAVDMAEADMLVLHLNTLQEVFQPEGDTNFFHLLSKIEEIANSLHVPVGVKEVGMGIDEKTADRLTSAGIQFIDVAGAGGTSWIQVESYRSNDSIRKEAAEAFLDWGLPTAESILAVRKNNFSTPLIASGGLKNGVDAAKTIALGANLAGFGRLLLPSAVEKDLEALLVQMERIEFEMRAAMFGIGAGRIEELAHSDRLIKKI; translated from the coding sequence TTGGATATTTCGAAGGACCTTACGGAAAAGCGGAAAACTGAACATATTAGAATTAGTTTGAACGAAGATGTTGAAGGTAAGAACATTACGACAGGACTTGAAAATTATCGATTCATGCCTAACGCATTGCCGGAGTTATCATTTGATGAAATCTCGCTTTCAACCACATTTTTAAATAAAGAGATGCGTACGCCTTTTTTGATATCTTCCATGACAGGTGGAACAGAAACGGCCTATCAAATAAATCAACAGTTAGCGATGGCAGCTCAAGAAAAAGGATGGGCGATCGGCCTAGGCTCCATGAGGGCTGCGGTTGAGAACGAGGATCTTGCTTATACGTTTCAGATTAGGAAGTATGCTCCTGATATTCCGATCATCGCGAACATTGGAGCGGTTCAGCTCAATTATGACTTTGGGATTGATCAGTGTAGGCAGGCGGTCGATATGGCTGAAGCAGACATGCTCGTTCTTCACTTGAATACATTACAAGAAGTGTTCCAGCCAGAAGGCGATACGAATTTTTTTCATTTGCTTTCTAAGATCGAAGAAATTGCAAATTCTCTTCATGTGCCAGTCGGTGTAAAAGAAGTAGGAATGGGAATCGACGAAAAAACCGCTGACCGCCTTACATCCGCGGGAATTCAATTTATTGATGTAGCGGGTGCAGGTGGAACGTCTTGGATACAAGTAGAGAGCTATCGTTCGAACGACAGCATTCGAAAAGAAGCAGCGGAAGCTTTTCTAGACTGGGGATTGCCGACTGCTGAAAGCATCCTCGCGGTCAGGAAAAATAATTTTTCCACTCCATTGATTGCAAGTGGGGGGCTCAAAAATGGTGTCGACGCTGCAAAAACGATTGCGTTAGGAGCTAATCTTGCTGGATTTGGTAGATTGCTTCTTCCATCAGCTGTGGAAAAGGACCTTGAAGCGCTGCTCGTACAGATGGAACGAATCGAATTTGAGATGCGTGCGGCCATGTTTGGTATAGGTGCAGGTCGTATAGAAGAACTCGCACATTCAGATCGTCTTATTAAGAAGATATAA
- the putP gene encoding sodium/proline symporter PutP, translated as MQTGVIISLVIYMAGMLYIGYWAYKKTSDLNDYMLGGRGLGPAVTALSAGASDMSGWMMMGIPGAMFTDGISSIWIAVGLTIGAYLNYLLVAPRLRTYTEVADDSITIPDYLENRFNDTQKILRIVSGLVIIIFFTLYASAGLVSGGKLFESAFGTTYLTGMLITVGVVVAYTLFGGFLAVSWTDFVQGCIMFIALILVPIVAFTDIGDSQTVIDTIRGVDPTLLQVSKGLTTLGLISLLAWGLGYFGQPHIIVRFMAITSVKDIKTARRIGMSWMIISLIGASLTGLIGVAWFAREGRELADPETVFIEFANLLFHPLITGFLLAAILAAIMSTISSQLLVTSSSVTEDFYKQFLKKNASQKELVMIGRIAVLIVAVIAVLLSLNPSDTILSLVGYAWAGFGSAFGPLVLLSLFWKKMTKWGALAGIIVGAVTVLTWVQFPDLKEQVYEMIPGFFLSLIAIIIVSLLTKNPSKKVQNQFDDMEETLDELK; from the coding sequence ATGCAAACAGGAGTTATTATTTCTTTAGTTATTTACATGGCCGGTATGCTTTATATCGGGTACTGGGCTTACAAAAAAACATCTGATCTAAATGACTACATGTTAGGTGGACGGGGACTGGGTCCTGCTGTTACTGCGCTTTCAGCTGGCGCATCTGATATGAGTGGTTGGATGATGATGGGTATTCCGGGTGCGATGTTCACTGACGGAATAAGCAGTATTTGGATTGCTGTTGGACTCACAATTGGTGCTTATTTAAACTATCTTCTAGTAGCACCTCGCCTTCGTACGTATACAGAAGTTGCGGATGATTCCATTACGATTCCTGATTATCTTGAAAATCGCTTTAATGATACACAAAAAATTCTACGTATCGTTTCTGGGCTGGTTATTATTATCTTCTTCACACTTTATGCATCTGCTGGACTTGTTTCTGGTGGTAAGCTGTTTGAAAGTGCATTCGGTACAACTTATCTAACTGGTATGTTGATTACGGTTGGGGTAGTTGTAGCTTATACACTATTTGGTGGATTCCTTGCAGTAAGTTGGACTGATTTCGTGCAAGGCTGTATCATGTTCATCGCATTAATCTTAGTGCCAATCGTTGCATTTACAGACATTGGTGACTCACAAACAGTAATTGATACAATTCGCGGTGTTGATCCAACCCTTCTTCAAGTATCAAAAGGTTTGACCACTCTTGGATTAATCTCGTTATTAGCTTGGGGATTAGGTTATTTCGGTCAACCACATATTATCGTTCGTTTTATGGCTATCACATCTGTTAAAGACATTAAAACAGCAAGAAGAATCGGTATGAGCTGGATGATAATCTCTCTTATCGGTGCTTCTCTTACAGGATTGATTGGTGTAGCCTGGTTTGCTAGAGAAGGAAGAGAACTCGCTGATCCTGAAACCGTATTTATCGAATTTGCGAATCTGTTATTCCATCCGCTAATTACTGGTTTCTTATTAGCTGCCATACTAGCTGCAATCATGAGTACCATCTCATCTCAGTTGTTAGTAACTTCTTCTTCTGTTACTGAAGACTTTTATAAGCAATTCTTAAAGAAGAATGCTTCTCAGAAAGAACTCGTTATGATTGGACGTATTGCGGTACTAATTGTAGCTGTAATTGCAGTATTGTTGTCCTTGAACCCTAGTGATACTATTCTCAGCCTTGTAGGCTATGCATGGGCAGGATTTGGTTCAGCATTTGGACCTCTCGTCCTATTAAGCCTGTTCTGGAAGAAGATGACGAAATGGGGAGCTCTAGCAGGTATCATCGTTGGTGCTGTAACAGTTCTTACTTGGGTTCAGTTCCCTGATTTAAAAGAACAAGTGTATGAAATGATTCCTGGATTCTTCTTAAGCTTAATCGCCATTATCATTGTAAGCTTATTAACGAAAAATCCATCTAAAAAGGTTCAAAACCAATTTGATGACATGGAAGAGACACTTGATGAATTAAAATAA
- a CDS encoding ABC-F family ATP-binding cassette domain-containing protein — translation MSILLVENLYKTYGEKTLFDDITFSISDKQRIGLIGPNGTGKSSLLKAIAGLEPAERGTLSHANTFQIEYVAQEPELDEELSVLDQIYFGNSLIMKTMREYEQALLDLESDPSDEKKLKRLMNSQQKMDENEAWEANTIAKTVLTKLGLRDFSRQVKQLSGGQKKRVAIAKALIQPADLLILDEPTNHLDNETVEWLETFLGNYKGALLMVTHDRYFLNRVTNNIFELDNGKLYVYEGNYETYLEKKAEREEIALQNEDKRQNTLRRELAWLRRGAKARTTKQKARIQRVESLQEETGLSVKGSVEFAIGSQRLGKKVIEVERLSKSLDGKELVKDLDYLIVPGERLGIIGPNGSGKTTLLNMLAGRMTPDSGNVEVGETVKIGYYTQDHEELDGNLRVVDYIKETAQVITTVDGQTITAEQMLERFLFPRYMQYTYIRKLSGGEKRRLYMLKVLMEEPNVLFLDEPTNDLDIQTLGILEEYLENFPGVVLTVSHDRYFLDRVVDHLLAFEGNAKVIRFQGSYSDYMDEKKERDERAAAVKKEASSEEVTEPSSQHRKEKKKKLSYKDQQDWDTIEERIMNLEEKKEHYEAEIVAAGSDFGKISELMAEQKKVENELEAAMERWEELSLLVEELDS, via the coding sequence TTGAGTATTTTATTAGTTGAAAATCTATATAAAACATATGGTGAAAAAACGCTGTTTGACGATATCACATTTTCAATCAGCGACAAGCAAAGAATCGGACTCATCGGACCGAATGGAACAGGTAAGTCCTCATTATTAAAAGCAATAGCTGGGTTGGAACCTGCTGAACGAGGTACACTCTCTCATGCGAACACATTTCAGATCGAATATGTGGCGCAAGAACCAGAACTAGACGAGGAGTTATCCGTTTTAGATCAAATTTATTTCGGAAATTCTCTCATCATGAAGACGATGCGTGAATATGAACAAGCCTTACTTGATCTAGAATCTGACCCGTCGGACGAAAAGAAACTGAAGCGTTTGATGAACAGTCAACAAAAGATGGATGAGAATGAGGCATGGGAAGCAAACACCATCGCAAAAACGGTGCTCACAAAGCTTGGTCTTCGTGACTTTTCTCGTCAAGTGAAGCAATTAAGCGGTGGGCAAAAGAAGCGTGTGGCGATTGCAAAAGCACTCATTCAACCTGCAGATCTACTGATTCTGGACGAGCCTACAAACCATCTTGATAATGAAACGGTCGAGTGGCTGGAAACGTTCTTAGGAAACTATAAAGGCGCCTTATTAATGGTTACCCATGACCGTTATTTCCTAAACCGCGTAACTAACAACATCTTTGAGCTCGATAATGGAAAACTCTATGTGTACGAGGGAAATTACGAAACGTACTTAGAGAAAAAGGCGGAACGTGAAGAAATCGCGCTTCAGAACGAAGACAAGAGACAAAACACCCTTCGCCGCGAATTAGCGTGGTTACGTCGTGGTGCAAAAGCGCGAACTACAAAACAGAAAGCACGAATTCAACGTGTGGAAAGTTTGCAAGAAGAAACAGGCCTTTCCGTAAAAGGCTCTGTTGAGTTTGCGATCGGCTCACAACGACTTGGGAAAAAAGTGATTGAAGTTGAACGCTTGAGCAAAAGCTTAGACGGTAAAGAGCTAGTTAAAGACCTGGATTATTTAATTGTTCCGGGTGAACGACTTGGTATCATAGGACCGAACGGAAGCGGGAAAACTACTTTGTTAAATATGTTAGCAGGTAGAATGACTCCTGATTCAGGTAACGTTGAAGTAGGGGAAACGGTTAAGATCGGCTACTACACACAAGATCACGAAGAGCTCGACGGCAATTTGCGCGTTGTCGATTATATTAAAGAAACGGCGCAAGTCATCACAACAGTAGATGGTCAGACGATTACGGCTGAACAGATGCTCGAACGATTCCTGTTTCCTCGTTATATGCAATATACGTATATTCGTAAATTATCTGGTGGAGAGAAACGCCGTTTGTACATGCTAAAAGTGTTAATGGAAGAGCCGAACGTGTTGTTTTTGGATGAGCCAACAAATGATTTGGACATTCAAACGTTAGGAATTCTAGAAGAGTATTTAGAAAACTTCCCTGGCGTAGTGCTGACTGTTTCTCATGACCGCTACTTTTTAGACCGTGTCGTCGATCACCTCCTTGCATTCGAAGGTAACGCGAAGGTTATAAGGTTTCAAGGCAGTTACTCGGACTACATGGACGAGAAGAAAGAGCGTGATGAACGGGCCGCTGCTGTTAAGAAAGAGGCTTCGTCTGAAGAGGTGACTGAACCATCTTCACAGCATCGTAAAGAAAAGAAGAAAAAGCTGTCGTACAAAGATCAGCAAGATTGGGATACGATTGAAGAGCGAATCATGAACTTAGAAGAGAAAAAAGAGCATTATGAAGCAGAAATTGTTGCTGCAGGAAGCGATTTTGGCAAGATCAGCGAGCTTATGGCTGAGCAGAAGAAAGTAGAGAACGAGCTTGAAGCTGCGATGGAGCGATGGGAAGAGCTCTCTCTGTTAGTGGAAGAGCTGGATAGTTGA
- a CDS encoding nuclease-related domain-containing protein, which produces MIKKTRTKPLKLLKFEVLLERILPNHTQKQLIETNYRKYLAGFRGELTLDYFLSELPQDDYHIFHDLRIPRYDNNQLYFQLDAFILHPRFCIIIEVKNLIGNLYFDHQYDQIVRTRGGIDETFPDPVNQVEIQKKHLSNWLIKHKTPLIPIHTLVVITNPKSYIRISPKYGKNARKIIRGRTLSNKIKEIEKLEAEVILQKREIKKISSLLLKEHTPLNPNILKLFNIHRDEILTGAFCPNCTQVALIRIKRNWLCTSCSKTFINAHKKAILDYALLFSPVVKNKDLRTFLHMESQSSLKKLLYSMNLKPNGSRKAATYTIPLPK; this is translated from the coding sequence TTGATAAAAAAAACTAGAACCAAACCACTTAAATTACTAAAATTTGAAGTTTTATTAGAAAGAATTCTCCCAAACCATACTCAAAAACAACTGATTGAGACCAACTATAGAAAATATCTTGCAGGTTTTAGAGGAGAACTAACGCTAGATTATTTCCTTTCTGAATTACCACAGGATGATTACCACATTTTCCACGATTTGCGAATCCCCAGATACGATAACAATCAACTTTATTTCCAACTAGACGCATTTATTCTCCACCCAAGATTTTGTATTATAATTGAAGTTAAGAACTTAATAGGGAATTTGTATTTTGATCATCAATATGATCAGATTGTGCGAACTAGAGGAGGGATAGATGAAACCTTCCCAGACCCTGTAAATCAAGTCGAAATACAAAAGAAACATCTATCTAACTGGCTGATTAAACATAAAACCCCCCTAATACCTATTCATACCTTAGTTGTAATAACGAATCCAAAATCTTATATTCGAATTTCGCCAAAGTACGGAAAAAATGCTCGAAAAATCATAAGAGGTAGGACCTTATCTAACAAAATCAAAGAAATTGAGAAGTTGGAAGCTGAAGTTATTCTTCAAAAGAGAGAAATAAAAAAGATTTCTTCTCTGCTCTTAAAAGAACATACTCCGCTTAATCCTAATATTTTAAAATTGTTCAATATTCATCGTGATGAAATTTTAACTGGCGCTTTTTGTCCAAACTGTACTCAGGTCGCACTAATCAGAATAAAACGAAACTGGTTATGTACAAGCTGTTCTAAAACTTTTATTAATGCTCATAAAAAAGCAATCCTAGATTACGCACTATTATTTAGTCCAGTAGTCAAAAATAAAGATCTACGCACGTTTCTACACATGGAATCACAATCATCACTAAAAAAACTCCTCTATAGTATGAATCTTAAACCCAACGGCTCAAGAAAAGCCGCAACGTACACCATCCCACTACCAAAATAA